Proteins from a single region of Lepus europaeus isolate LE1 chromosome 4, mLepTim1.pri, whole genome shotgun sequence:
- the CALB1 gene encoding calbindin isoform X2, which produces MAESHLQSSLITASQFFEIWLHYDADGSGYLEGMELQNLIQELQQARKKAGLLAHVLPTEENFLLLFRCQQLKSCEEFMKTWRKYDTDHSGFIETEELKNFLKDLLEKANKTVDDTKLAEYTDLMLKLFDSNNDGKLELTEMARLLPVQENFLLKFQGIKMCGKEFNKAFELYDQDGNGYIDENELDALLKDLCEKNKQELDINNIPTYKKSIMALSDGGKLYRTDLALILCAGDN; this is translated from the exons ATGGCAGAATCCCACCTGCAATCATCCCTGATCACAGCCTCACAGTTTTTCGAGATCTGGCTTCATTACGACGCTGATG GAAGTGGTTACCTGGAGGGAATGGAGCTGCAGAACTTGATCCAGGAGCTCCAGCAGGCTCGAAAGAAGGCTGGATTG TTGGCCCATGTATTACCCACAGAAGAGAATTTCTTGCTGCTTTTCCGGTGCCAGCAGCTGAAGTCCTGTGAGGAATTCATGAAG ACATGGAGAAAATATGATACTGATCACAGTGGCTTCATAGAAACTGAGGAACTTAAG AACTTTCTAAAGGATCTGCTGGAAAAAGCAAACAAGACGGTTGATGACACAAAATTAGCTGAGTATACAGACCTAATG ctGAAACTATTTGATTCAAATAATGATGGGAAACTGGAATTAACTGAGATGGCCAG GTTACTACCAGTGCAAGagaattttcttcttaaatttcag GGAATCAAAATGTGTGGGAAAGAGTTCAATAAGGCTTTTGAGTTATATGATCAG GATGGTAACGGGTACATAGATGAAAATGAACTGGATGCCTTACTGAAGGATCTGTGTGAGAAGAATAAACAG GAACTGGATATTAATAATATTCCAACATACAAGAAGAGCATAATGGCTTTGTCGGATGGAGGGAAGCTCTACCGAACAGATCTTGCTCTCATTCTTTGTGCTGGAGACAACTAG
- the CALB1 gene encoding calbindin isoform X1 — protein sequence MAESHLQSSLITASQFFEIWLHYDADGSGYLEGMELQNLIQELQQARKKAGLELSPEMKTFVDQYGQRDDGKIGIVELAHVLPTEENFLLLFRCQQLKSCEEFMKTWRKYDTDHSGFIETEELKNFLKDLLEKANKTVDDTKLAEYTDLMLKLFDSNNDGKLELTEMARLLPVQENFLLKFQGIKMCGKEFNKAFELYDQDGNGYIDENELDALLKDLCEKNKQELDINNIPTYKKSIMALSDGGKLYRTDLALILCAGDN from the exons ATGGCAGAATCCCACCTGCAATCATCCCTGATCACAGCCTCACAGTTTTTCGAGATCTGGCTTCATTACGACGCTGATG GAAGTGGTTACCTGGAGGGAATGGAGCTGCAGAACTTGATCCAGGAGCTCCAGCAGGCTCGAAAGAAGGCTGGATTG gaaTTATCACCTGAGATGAAAACTTTTGTGGATCAGTATGGGCAGAGAGATGATGGAAAAATAGGAATTGTAGAG TTGGCCCATGTATTACCCACAGAAGAGAATTTCTTGCTGCTTTTCCGGTGCCAGCAGCTGAAGTCCTGTGAGGAATTCATGAAG ACATGGAGAAAATATGATACTGATCACAGTGGCTTCATAGAAACTGAGGAACTTAAG AACTTTCTAAAGGATCTGCTGGAAAAAGCAAACAAGACGGTTGATGACACAAAATTAGCTGAGTATACAGACCTAATG ctGAAACTATTTGATTCAAATAATGATGGGAAACTGGAATTAACTGAGATGGCCAG GTTACTACCAGTGCAAGagaattttcttcttaaatttcag GGAATCAAAATGTGTGGGAAAGAGTTCAATAAGGCTTTTGAGTTATATGATCAG GATGGTAACGGGTACATAGATGAAAATGAACTGGATGCCTTACTGAAGGATCTGTGTGAGAAGAATAAACAG GAACTGGATATTAATAATATTCCAACATACAAGAAGAGCATAATGGCTTTGTCGGATGGAGGGAAGCTCTACCGAACAGATCTTGCTCTCATTCTTTGTGCTGGAGACAACTAG